The following are encoded in a window of Algiphilus aromaticivorans DG1253 genomic DNA:
- the fabG gene encoding 3-oxoacyl-ACP reductase FabG, with protein MQKALEGRTALVTGGSRGIGAAICARLAADGAYVVGTATSEKGAAGIGEALGSSGEGRVLDVTDREAVRKLVGELPPVDILVNNAGITRDGLAMRMKDDDWDAVVDTNLSAAFGCARAVLRGMMKAKGGRIISVGSVVGAAGNPGQANYCAAKAGLIGMSKSLAREVGGRGITVNVVAPGFIETDMTRALDESQREALLAQIPTGRLGAVEDIAAAVAFLAGPEASFINGETLHVNGGMHMA; from the coding sequence ATGCAGAAGGCACTCGAAGGGCGCACGGCCCTGGTCACGGGCGGTAGCCGCGGCATCGGCGCGGCGATATGCGCGCGACTGGCTGCCGACGGCGCCTATGTCGTCGGCACCGCCACCAGCGAGAAGGGCGCGGCGGGCATCGGCGAAGCGCTGGGCAGCAGCGGCGAAGGCCGTGTGCTCGATGTCACCGATCGCGAGGCCGTGCGCAAGCTCGTTGGCGAGCTGCCGCCGGTGGACATTCTCGTCAACAACGCCGGCATTACGCGCGACGGCCTGGCCATGCGCATGAAGGACGATGACTGGGACGCGGTGGTCGATACCAACCTCAGCGCCGCTTTCGGCTGCGCGCGTGCGGTGCTGCGCGGCATGATGAAGGCCAAGGGCGGGCGCATTATCTCAGTCGGCTCGGTGGTTGGCGCGGCGGGCAACCCCGGCCAGGCCAACTATTGCGCGGCCAAGGCCGGTCTGATCGGCATGAGCAAATCGCTGGCGCGCGAAGTGGGCGGCCGTGGCATTACCGTCAACGTCGTAGCCCCCGGCTTCATCGAGACCGACATGACGCGCGCCCTCGATGAATCGCAGCGCGAGGCGCTGCTCGCGCAGATCCCGACCGGCCGTCTCGGGGCCGTGGAAGACATCGCCGCAGCGGTGGCTTTTCTCGCCGGACCGGAGGCTTCATTCATCAACGGCGAAACGCTGCACGTCAACGGTGGCATGCACATGGCATAG
- the fabF gene encoding beta-ketoacyl-ACP synthase II, with translation MTKSRVVVSGLGIVSPVGSSVPTAWDAVCAGRSGIRMVDKYDVSAYTTQFAGLVSDDFVAEDWMSPKELRKTDPFIHYGVAAAKQAVADSGLEITDANRERIGICVGSGIGGIGTIERECAVLHEKGPRRMSPFFVPSSIINMVSGQISIDLGITGPSLAAVSACTTAAHAIGIGMRMIQYGDADIFIAGGAEAGSSPAGLAGFCQARALSTRNDAPIEASRPWDKDRDGFVLGDGAGVIVIESLESAQARGAPIYAELAGFGMSSDAYHITLPPESGEGARRAMENTLRDASTNAESVEYINAHGTSTHAGDIAETAALHGAFGEHARKLAVSSTKSMTGHLLGAAGGIEAIFTVLAIKHGVMPPTINFHEAGEHCDLDYVPNEARQARITHALSNSFGFGGTNGSLLFKQFD, from the coding sequence ATGACCAAGTCTCGCGTCGTCGTTTCCGGCCTCGGCATCGTGTCGCCGGTCGGAAGCAGCGTGCCAACCGCCTGGGATGCCGTCTGCGCTGGCCGCAGCGGCATCCGTATGGTCGACAAGTACGATGTCTCCGCCTACACCACGCAATTCGCCGGGCTGGTGTCCGACGATTTCGTGGCCGAGGACTGGATGTCTCCGAAGGAGCTGCGCAAGACGGATCCCTTCATCCATTACGGGGTGGCCGCGGCCAAGCAGGCCGTGGCCGACAGTGGCTTGGAGATCACCGACGCGAATCGCGAGCGCATTGGTATCTGTGTCGGCTCCGGCATCGGGGGCATCGGCACCATCGAGCGCGAATGCGCCGTGCTGCACGAGAAGGGGCCCCGGCGCATGTCGCCTTTCTTCGTGCCCAGCAGCATCATCAATATGGTGAGCGGGCAGATCTCCATCGATCTTGGTATCACCGGTCCGAGTCTGGCGGCGGTGTCCGCCTGCACGACGGCCGCGCACGCCATCGGTATCGGCATGCGCATGATTCAGTACGGCGATGCCGACATCTTCATTGCCGGTGGCGCCGAGGCAGGTTCCTCGCCGGCGGGGCTGGCGGGCTTCTGTCAGGCGCGGGCGCTTTCTACGCGCAACGACGCCCCGATCGAGGCTTCGCGCCCGTGGGACAAGGACCGCGACGGTTTCGTGCTGGGTGACGGCGCCGGCGTCATCGTCATTGAATCACTGGAATCGGCACAGGCGCGTGGCGCGCCCATCTACGCCGAGCTGGCCGGCTTCGGCATGTCATCGGACGCCTATCACATCACGCTGCCACCCGAGAGCGGGGAGGGCGCCCGACGCGCGATGGAGAATACGTTGCGCGACGCGTCGACCAACGCAGAGTCTGTGGAATACATCAACGCCCATGGCACTTCGACGCATGCCGGCGATATCGCCGAAACAGCCGCTCTGCACGGCGCCTTCGGCGAGCACGCGCGCAAGCTTGCGGTGAGCTCCACCAAATCCATGACCGGGCACCTGCTCGGCGCCGCCGGCGGTATCGAGGCGATCTTCACTGTGCTGGCCATCAAGCACGGTGTGATGCCGCCGACGATCAACTTCCACGAGGCCGGTGAGCACTGCGACCTCGACTATGTGCCGAATGAGGCGCGACAGGCGCGAATCACTCATGCGCTTTCCAACTCCTTCGGCTTCGGTGGCACCAACGGATCGCTGCTCTTCAAGCAGTTTGACTGA
- a CDS encoding chorismate-binding protein, with translation MAPAAPVIQPLAAAPDLLALHAADPQRFFCLLNSGAHAERTGRYDILFAEPRRLGSAAAGTPEADALLARLDAYSLHAAPGMPSELPFVGGYVFHIGYEAAACFEPKLRLPRPGPEALPDITVWAVDQAIVVDAVTGQAWCVAPDQATAAALARETGQPRAAVHPYAEGLASSEAEAPQHYRDGVAAVLDYLHAGDAFQVNLSRGWRLRLAESASGAALHAAMRLHNAAPFSALLHQDGASLVSASPERLVRVVDGVVETRPIAGTRRRGRDADEDAALCGELSRNPKERAEHVMLIDLERNDLGRICRPGSVCVDELLALEHYASVHHLVSNIRGELSPDVGAARVLRAVFPGGTITGCPKVRVMEIIAELETVGRGSYTGSLGYVSRNGRMDSSILIRSLLARDDELVFRAGAGIVADSDPDAELAETEAKARGLLAGLGA, from the coding sequence GTGGCGCCGGCCGCTCCAGTCATCCAGCCGCTCGCTGCCGCCCCCGATCTGCTGGCATTGCACGCCGCGGATCCGCAGCGCTTCTTCTGTCTGCTCAACAGCGGCGCCCATGCCGAGCGCACCGGCCGCTACGACATCCTCTTCGCAGAGCCGCGTCGCCTCGGGAGCGCGGCGGCCGGTACACCCGAGGCCGATGCGTTGCTGGCTCGCCTCGACGCTTACAGCCTGCACGCTGCACCGGGCATGCCGTCGGAGCTGCCCTTCGTCGGCGGTTACGTTTTTCATATCGGCTACGAGGCCGCCGCCTGCTTCGAGCCCAAGCTGCGCCTGCCGCGGCCGGGTCCGGAAGCGCTTCCGGACATCACGGTGTGGGCCGTCGATCAGGCCATTGTCGTCGATGCGGTCACGGGACAAGCCTGGTGCGTGGCGCCCGATCAGGCAACGGCCGCGGCGCTAGCGCGCGAGACCGGTCAGCCGCGCGCAGCGGTGCATCCCTACGCGGAAGGGCTAGCCAGCAGCGAGGCTGAAGCACCCCAGCATTACCGAGACGGCGTGGCCGCGGTGCTCGACTATCTGCACGCCGGTGACGCTTTCCAGGTCAATCTGTCGCGTGGTTGGCGACTGCGCCTGGCCGAGTCGGCCAGCGGCGCAGCACTGCATGCGGCCATGCGTCTGCACAACGCCGCGCCTTTCTCGGCATTGCTGCATCAGGATGGCGCCAGCCTCGTCAGTGCCTCGCCCGAGCGGTTGGTGCGCGTTGTCGACGGGGTGGTCGAGACGCGCCCCATAGCCGGTACCCGCCGTCGCGGCCGCGACGCGGACGAAGACGCCGCGCTCTGCGGCGAACTCAGCCGCAACCCCAAGGAACGCGCCGAGCACGTCATGCTCATCGATCTGGAGCGCAACGATCTCGGTCGCATCTGCCGGCCCGGAAGCGTGTGCGTGGACGAGTTGCTGGCACTCGAGCATTACGCCAGCGTGCATCATCTGGTCTCCAATATCCGCGGCGAGCTGAGCCCGGATGTCGGCGCTGCGCGCGTGCTGCGCGCGGTCTTCCCGGGCGGCACGATTACGGGCTGTCCAAAGGTGCGCGTCATGGAGATCATCGCCGAGCTCGAGACTGTGGGGCGGGGCAGCTACACGGGCAGCCTGGGCTACGTCTCACGCAATGGGCGCATGGACAGCAGCATCCTGATCCGCTCGCTGCTCGCTCGCGACGATGAGCTGGTCTTCCGCGCCGGCGCGGGCATCGTCGCCGACTCCGATCCCGATGCCGAGCTGGCCGAGACCGAAGCCAAGGCGCGTGGCCTGCTCGCCGGGCTGGGCGCATGA
- the acpP gene encoding acyl carrier protein has protein sequence MSNLEEKVKKIIAEQLSVSEDQITPDASFVEDLGADSLDTVELVMALEEEFEIDIPDEEAEKIVTFQDVINYIKSNANQAS, from the coding sequence ATGAGTAACCTGGAAGAGAAGGTCAAGAAAATCATCGCTGAACAGCTCTCGGTCAGCGAGGACCAGATCACCCCGGACGCGTCCTTCGTCGAGGACCTGGGCGCTGATTCGCTGGACACCGTAGAACTCGTCATGGCGCTGGAAGAAGAGTTCGAGATCGACATCCCGGATGAAGAGGCCGAGAAGATCGTGACCTTCCAGGATGTCATCAACTACATCAAGAGCAACGCCAACCAGGCTTCCTGA